The following coding sequences are from one Neurospora crassa OR74A linkage group I, whole genome shotgun sequence window:
- a CDS encoding uracil-DNA glycosylase — MSSLKRKAGSSQPGPSPDAKKPNQNGNIMSFFGVPKPGGPLNSSSPTTRSTSRSQSQLSNSNSSTTTTATTTPDPATVTKKFNKEKWVASLTPEQRDLLQLEIDTLDESWLAHLKEEIVTKEFFDLKRFLKKEWETKTIFPPKEDIYSWSRHTPLPTVRVLILGQDPYHNHNQAHGLSFSVRPPTPAPPSLRNIFIGLARDYPSFTPPPSKSGLLTPWATRGVLLLNTCLTVRAHEANSHANRGWERFTQKVIDLVNERQKKGVVFMAWGAPAGKRMAKVDGKRHLVLRSVHPSPLSAHRGFFDAGHFKKGNEWLEGRYGKEGRVDWSLVEGKSIFADEDGEKGKTEGKGKGEGKKDGKDGKGEKEKKEEEEEEDEFEGGEIFDEEGLKEVEAVVEKVVTEEGGKEELKTDLMVKKKKNKGEEGGDENAIPVPEEEEEEEEQTEKMEED, encoded by the exons ATGTCCTCCCTCAAACGCAAAGCCGGCTCCTCCCAGCCTGGCCCCTCCCCCGACGCCAAAAAGCCCAATCAAAACGGCAACATCATGTCTTTTTTCGGGGTTCCCAAGCCCGGCGGCCCTCTCAattcctcttctccaaccACTCGATCGACCAGCCGCAGCCAAAGTCAgctcagcaacagcaacagcagtactactactaccgctactactacccccGACCCCGCCACCGTAACCAAAAAGTTCAACAAGGAGAAATGGGTAGCTTCTCTGACGCCCGAGCAACGCGACCTTTTACAGCTGGAGATCGACACCCTTGATGAGAGCTGGTTGGCGCATctgaaggaggagattgtAACCAAGGAGTTTTTCGACTTGAAAAGGTTCTTGAAGAAAGAGTGGGAGACCAAGACGATATTCCCGCCCAAGGAGGATATATATAGCTg GTCCCGCcacacccccctccccaccgtccgcgtcctcatcctcggccAAGACCCctaccacaaccacaaccaagCGCACggcctctccttctccgtGCGACCTCCGACTCCCGCCCCGCCCTCCCTGCGCAACATCTTCATCGGCCTCGCACGGGACTACCCCTCCTTTACCCCCCCGCCCTCCAAGAGCGGGCTACTAACCCCCTGGGCAACCCGCGGCGTCTTGTTGCTCAACACATGCCTCACAGTTCGCGCGCACGAAGCCAATTCCCACGCGAACCGCGGCTGGGAACGCTTTACCCAGAAAGTTATCGACTTGGTAAATGAGCGACAGAAAAAGGGGGTGGTGTTCATGGCGTGGGGAGCGCCGGCGGGGAAGCGGATGGCCAAGGTGGATGGGAAAAGACatttggtgttgaggagtGTCCATCCGAGTCCGTTGAGTGCGCATAGAGGGTTTTTTGATGCGGGGCATTTCAAAAAGGGGAATGAGTGGTTGGAGGGAAGGtatgggaaggaaggaagggtggATTGGAGTTTGGTGGAGGGGAAGTCGATATTTGCTGATGAAgatggggagaaggggaaaacaGAGGGGAAGGgtaagggggaggggaaaaaggatgggaaggatgggaagggggagaaggaaaagaaagaagaagaggaggaggaggatgagttTGAAGGTGGAGAGATTTTTGATGAGGAGGGATTaaaggaggttgaggctgTTGTGGAAAAGGTCGTGACGGAGGAGGGCGGAAAGGAGGAGTTAAAGACGGATttgatggtgaagaagaagaagaataagggggaggagggaggtgatGAGAATGCTATTCCTGTtcctgaggaggaggaggaggaggaggagcagacggagaagatggaggaggactgA
- the fr gene encoding manganese ion homeostasis protein, with protein sequence MAPSYSSNGGYGYSSSSFQPKHRRSDSTSFLDDLRAFLAHSSRSAWRFWRERGRFIAWAALVNAGRRLRMNLTYNRLFSFPHLLVAAWIVVLLWGERWVFHSAVEECEWGNWERWPPGANPHRLVLVADPQLIDPHSYPGRPWPLNPLTMTIVDNYIRRSYTQMQSQLDPDTIFFLGDLFDGGREWKTAHGDFRDPEWGPHPKDEQKYLKSWNKKYNEFYWLKEYARFGEIFFTPWLEAGQKPENEHKRRKLIASLPGNHDLGFGAEIKLPVRNRFEAYFGEGNRVDVVGNHTFVSVDTVSMSAASLSEIARQDVQPIYKPTEHFLNQVKWTKQKAVEKELRYLRGEVPEVKLHHRIEELNQANFKDQPHLVHDENSQKVPDLPTILLTHVPLYRPPGTPCGPKREHWPPTPPPKGQTEPVFPDHRNAISVYRGYQYQNVLDEKQSISLIEKIGNVIHAFSGDDHDYCEVVHAPDQGSVREISVKSISMAMGVPTPGFQMVSLYNPLDPVTGKPLAGDGQPTMQTHLCLLPNQISTYLHYVGLGIFCIILLAIRAFLVPVLNLPRFALDSDSDSSHHHPSGISILPVFKAKQEDYDEYSLPSAGYSASSKYGSSGTSGERRSRTASVSSSSLKSNNLRNGHHNEKSGGSSGRSRKSSVYSNSNKSVKGGWSWGGKHGHHHHYHQPRIEIPGENEEDLYYGGAFTTSSSSSKWRARQSRKKQKPKTAMGVVVTELWTTVWRVAWMVVVVFGWLAWKG encoded by the exons ATGGCGCCATCGTATAGTAGCAATGGGGGCTACGGCTACAGCAGCTCATCCTTCCAACCCAAACACCGCCGCTCCGACTCGACCTCGTTTCTCGACGACCTGcgcgccttcctcgcccaCTCGTCCCGCTCCGCCTGGCGCTTCTGGAGGGAACGCGGTCGCTTCATCGCCTGGGCCGCCCTCGTCAATGCCGGCCGAAGACTGCGCATGAATCTGACGTATAACCGCCTGTTCAGCTTCCCGCATTTGCTGGTGGCCGCGTGGATCGTGGTCTTGCTTTGGGGCGAGAGATGGGTGTTTCATTCAGCGGTGGAGGAGTGTGAGTGGGGGAACTGGGAGAGATGG CCCCCCGGCGCGAACCCCCACCGCCTCGTTCTGGTGGCCGATCCCCAGCTCATCGACCCCCATTCATACCCCGGCCGACCGTGGCCGCTGAACCCGTTGACCATGACGATTGTCGACAACTATATCCGCCGATCTTACACACAGATGCAATCGCAGCTCGATCCCGATACAATCTTCTTCCTGGGCGATCTTTTCGACGGCGGACGCGAGTGGAAGACAGCACATGGAGACTTTAGAGACCCGGAATGGGGTCCGCATCCGAAAGACGAGCAGAAATACCTAAAGAGCTggaataaaaagtataatgAGTTTTACTGGTTGAAGGAGTACGCGAGGTTTGGCGAGATCTTCTTTACTCCGTGGCTTGAGGCCGGGCAGAAGCCGGAGAACGAACATAAGAGGAGGAAACTGATTGCCAGCCTTCCGGGGAACCACGACTTGGGGTTTGGTGCCGAGATCAAACTCCCCGTGAGGAACAGGTTTGAGGCGTACTTTGGCGAGGGAAACCGCGTGGATGTGGTTGGAAACCATACGTTTGTTTCGGTGGACACGGTCTCGATGAGCGCTGCTAGCTTGTCGGAGATTGCCAGGCAGGATGTACAGCCTATCTACAAACCGACCGAACACTTTCTCAACCAAGTGAAGTGGACGAAGCAGAAGGCGGTGGAGAAGGAGCTGCGGTATCTGAGGGGAGAGGTTCCCGAGGTTAAGCTCCACCACAGGATTGAGGAGCTCAACCAGGCCAACTTCAAGGACCAACCGCATCTTGTCCACGACGAGAACAGTCAGAAAGTTCCCGACCTCCCGACCATCCTACTCACCCACGTCCCACTCTATCGACCACCCGGCACCCCATGCGGCCCGAAGCGCGAACATTGGCCCCCTACACCACCGCCCAAGGGTCAGACCGAGCCCGTATTTCCCGACCACCGCAACGCCATCTCCGTGTATCGAGGCTACCAATACCAGAACGTCCTCGACGAGAAGCAATCCATAAGCCTGATCGAGAAAATCGGCAACGTCATCCACGCCTTCTCCGGCGACGACCACGACTACTGCGAAGTAGTGCACGCGCCCGACCAAGGTTCTGTCCGCGAAATCAGTGTCAAATCCATCAGCATGGCCATGGGCGTGCCCACCCCTGGCTTCCAAATGGTCAGCTTATACAACCCTCTCGACCCCGTCACCGGCAAGCCCTTGGCAGGTGACGGCCAACCCACCATGCAAACCCACCTCTGCCTACTCCCCAACCAAATCAGCACCTACCTGCACTACGTCGGCCTCGGCATTTTCtgcatcatcctcctcgccatccgcGCTTTCTTGGTCCCCGTCCTCAATTTACCCCGATTCGCCCTCGATTCAGACAGCGACagcagccaccaccacccgagCGGCATCTCCATCCTGCCCGTCTTCAAAGCCAAACAAGAAGATTACGACGAATACAGCCTTCCCTCTGCCGGATACTCGGCCTCATCCAAGTACGGCTCCTCAGGCACTTCAGGCGAACGACGAAGTCGTACCGCGTCCGTCAGTTCGTCTTCACTAAAGTCAAATAATTTGAGAAATGGTCATCACAACGAAAAGAGTGGAGGTAGTAGTGGGAGAAGCAGGAAATCGAGCGTTTACAGTAATAGCAATAAATCAGTTAAAGGAGGATGGTCGTGGGGTGGGAAGCAtggacatcatcatcattatcatcagcCGAGGATTGAGATCCCAGGGGAGAATGAGGAGGATCTTTATTATGGTGGGGCGTTTACGACTTCGAGTTCGAGTTCAAAATGGAGGGCGAGGCAGAGtaggaagaagcaaaagcCCAAGACCGCCATGggcgtggtggtgacggaGTTGTGGACGACGGTTTGGAGGGTGGcgtggatggtggtggtggtttttgGGTGGTTGGCTTGGAAGGGGTAA